Genomic DNA from Kluyveromyces lactis strain NRRL Y-1140 chromosome C complete sequence:
ACCCTGATGACTGTAACAAAAAAGCAAATACATGCTGGAATTTTATTCTGACTTAAAGGTGCCTttctttagttttttttgtagTTAATACAGAAAGCTATTGTGAAGAGAGATCCTGTTGAGGATTGGAACTGAATAAAAATCCTGACAAGTGATACGCATTAGAGTATGTGATTAGAATAGAATGGGAtgaaaaagaggaaaaacaGACGGATTCACAGGTCTCCGCTTTTAGGAAAATAATGATGCTTTTGGAAGATCAATTCATTTTTTTGACTCCTCTTTTTTCCAGAATCGCAATGACCACCATGCTGCCACTGTTCCAGCAAATCCAAGTAAAAACTTCTTATCCCTAGAtgtcaattcttcatcttgttGAGAATAACTTCTGCCCTGTTCACTGGATCCGGATCtaagttcttcttctgggtTCACCACTTTTATCGAATCACTGACCGAAGGAGTCTGAATGACATTATCAGCGTCTGGAGTAGCTACGGTGCCGACATTTTCTGCTAGCGGCTTCTTATCTGCCGGTTGCAGCTTCTTTTCGTAGTCTTTTTCGATCTTTGTCTTCGGTTCAGTAGCTGCATTATTCACTATTGATGGGACTTTCACTATGTAATCCGTTTTCCTGCTCTCTGCCTCAGCTTCCAATTTAGCAACGTTCGGGATCTTCATAGAATCGATGTGTGAAGAATCGTTCTTGGCTCGTTGGATAGCCGATGTATGCAATTTTTTAGAGCTAGATCCTTCAAATAACAGAATTCTTTCCACCAATTCCGTCTTCTTACCGCTAACTTTCAACCCGCGGGTACGGCActcattcttcaaagtcttcaaaCTCATCCTGGTGAACGAAGCATGAGAATCACTAGAAAGCATGGGGCTGTGTTCGTTTTTCTTAGTATTGTGAACCTGTCTAGTTTGATATGTGAAAGAAGGAGGAGGAACCCTCACTAATGGGTTTGAAACTTCCGCTAGTACCCTCAAAGATGGTAGAGATCTAACTTTTCTCAATGACATTGTTATTATGCGTTAATCTGCAGTATTTTGTTTATATTCTTAAAGGCCCCTCTCTGGTTAAACTCTGAAACCTCTGCTCCGAAATGATGTATCCTAGCGCAACCGAAATACTGCTATATATATTCCAGACCAGGCTAAAAACCTGGCAGACGTTAGCAGTGATCAACTTTCTCCAGATCGGATCATTTTATCTTTATATTTACAAAAACCAAGAATCTTCAGTACTCCCATCCAAAActcaaaaggaaaactgaaaagtaAAATGTTTTATTTAcatttcaaagttttggGAAATATAATGGGAGCATCGGCAGCAACGAGCCTTACAGCCAAGAAGGGGTCATGATTGCTCTCGGGTAAAGTTATGAATCGGTGTATAAATACTTACTGTAGGAGGAATGTGTTATCAGTATGCGATGACCAGGGACggttattttttttttcttgaatcttttAGATGAAGCGTATCTTCTCTACTTTATATGAAACAGTACATAAATATATCTACAAGGTTTTGACACGATTTTATTGCATATCTGGACAGAGCAATCTACGATTAGTATTGACGAGCAGCTTCTTGGCAAGCCTTCAATTGTTGCAAGTAGTAGTCACAGATTTGCATGTTACCACCGTTGTCCTCTAGACAACGTGTGAAGTTTCTGGCATCTACGTCACAGTGAGTTGCTTGTTGGTTTTGGAAAGTGTCTGCCTGCACTGGGGCAGCAActtgttgctgctgttgttcAGCTGGTGCAGATGATGAACCGGAGAACATACCGGTGATACCAGCACCTAGAGTATGACCGATGGTAGAACCAACGGCGACACCGGCGGCAGTGGAAGCCATCTGAGCGAACATACCCGGTTGTTGTGGTTGAGCTGTGTGTGGTGGATGCGAGTACGCATTAGGAGCTTGGTGCTGAGCTGGAGCTGGAGCAGCTACAGTAGATGCAGAACGAGTTTGCGGTCTTGAAACCGGTCTAGCAGAACCTCTTGAACGAGCCATTTTTTATGATTTGCTTATTGTGTTTTGTTTCTCCTCTAGAGTCAATATTTCGGTCCTGTCGGATACTGACGAATCGATCTTGGTTTATCTTCTATTCTTTCAACCGTTAATCACCGTTCGAAACCAAATCAGCGTTGGAAGGAATAATGTGAAGGATGGCGTTCCTTATATAGTCGGAATACATCACTATATACGGTTACGGAGATGTcgttcttattttttttatggGGCGTGCCGGGCCCGCCAAAGGACGTGTATGGAGTATTCCCGAATTTACGGCGTTATCAGAAGGGAACGGTATAGAataaacaaagaaagtCATGTATTTAGGAAGGACAAGGAGGTGAATAGCTAgtcatctttttcattgaaaggAGATGGCTTAGATAGACGGTGTGGACGGAGCTTTGTAGTTCTCTTTCGTTCTGGAATATCCTTACGATATATTATTCATGTATTTATGCAATTTGCGggttgaaattttgaaaaacgGCACGTGAATTAATAATAAGAacagatatatatatatatatatatatatatatgctACGTTATGGTATATATACTACAAGGTTGTGAGTTTGTAAGTTGATGAAACCCCGTCTCAAAATGTCCAGTTTTCGTCAGCAGACTCGATAGCCCATCTGAATTTATCTCTCAAAGTCTTGGTAAACACTTTCTCGATTGGGACATCGAATTTCTTGCAAAACGCGACAGATAGTCTTGGATCGATATAATTTATCTTTGAAGTTCCTAATGCTACAGTGGAATTATCCTCTTTGTCCTTTAACTGAAGGGAACAATTTGTGATTCTTTTCTCCAGCTTTTCCACGTTTTGCTTAAGTTTTTCCAAGTTTTGTAAAGATTCTCTTAGTTCAATTTTTCCCGTAGTTGATTCTCTTTCATAAAGTTTTTCAAGGTCATCCACTTTAGCTAGCCACTCGAGCAATTGAGAGTCTGGAATCGGATCCTCTTTGCTGAACTTGCgtttttcattttcacGT
This window encodes:
- the AIM34 gene encoding Aim34p (similar to uniprot|Q03673 Saccharomyces cerevisiae YMR003W), with product MSLRKVRSLPSLRVLAEVSNPLVRVPPPSFTYQTRQVHNTKKNEHSPMLSSDSHASFTRMSLKTLKNECRTRGLKVSGKKTELVERILLFEGSSSKKLHTSAIQRAKNDSSHIDSMKIPNVAKLEAEAESRKTDYIVKVPSIVNNAATEPKTKIEKDYEKKLQPADKKPLAENVGTVATPDADNVIQTPSVSDSIKVVNPEEELRSGSSEQGRSYSQQDEELTSRDKKFLLGFAGTVAAWWSLRFWKKEESKK
- the MIX17 gene encoding Mix17p (similar to uniprot|Q03667 Saccharomyces cerevisiae YMR002W Hypothetical ORF), which codes for MARSRGSARPVSRPQTRSASTVAAPAPAQHQAPNAYSHPPHTAQPQQPGMFAQMASTAAGVAVGSTIGHTLGAGITGMFSGSSSAPAEQQQQQVAAPVQADTFQNQQATHCDVDARNFTRCLEDNGGNMQICDYYLQQLKACQEAARQY